In Microbacterium sp. AB, a single genomic region encodes these proteins:
- a CDS encoding triose-phosphate isomerase family protein, with protein MTDERPGAGRLPVTLGVSLKAYLGVRESAEWAAAIGAQASAHPAVRSGAVEVFALPALPALAAVSATLAGSPVAYGAQDLFWEDRGPFTGAVSGADLAELGCRYVEIGHAERRAVFGEGEEVSRRKLAAAVRNGLTPVVCVGERSRQSAERAAEVCAAQLESVLAEAEEVGDLVIAYEPEWAIGRAEPAPPDHVVDVVRAMKRRIADLPVTGRVPVIYGGSAGPGLLATIAAGADGLFLGRFAHDPAAVAVMLDEAAAIR; from the coding sequence GTGACTGACGAGCGCCCCGGCGCCGGGCGCCTCCCCGTGACGCTCGGGGTGAGCCTCAAGGCGTACCTCGGCGTGCGCGAGAGCGCCGAGTGGGCCGCGGCGATCGGTGCACAGGCGTCGGCGCATCCGGCCGTGCGCTCGGGCGCGGTCGAGGTCTTCGCGCTCCCCGCGCTCCCCGCGCTCGCGGCGGTGTCGGCGACCCTCGCCGGCTCGCCCGTCGCCTATGGCGCGCAGGATCTCTTCTGGGAGGATCGCGGGCCGTTCACGGGGGCGGTCAGCGGGGCCGATCTCGCCGAGCTGGGATGCCGGTACGTCGAGATCGGGCACGCCGAACGCCGAGCGGTGTTCGGCGAGGGCGAGGAGGTCTCTCGGAGGAAGCTCGCCGCCGCCGTGCGCAACGGGCTGACCCCTGTCGTGTGCGTGGGGGAGCGCTCGCGTCAGAGCGCCGAACGCGCCGCAGAGGTGTGCGCGGCACAGCTCGAATCCGTCCTGGCGGAGGCGGAAGAGGTCGGCGACCTCGTCATCGCGTACGAGCCGGAGTGGGCGATCGGACGGGCGGAGCCCGCCCCGCCCGATCACGTCGTGGACGTCGTGCGCGCGATGAAGCGCCGCATCGCCGATCTGCCCGTCACCGGTCGCGTGCCGGTGATCTACGGCGGGAGCGCGGGGCCGGGCCTGCTGGCCACGATCGCCGCCGGCGCGGACGGGCTCTTCCTCGGCAGGTTCGCGCATGATCCCGCGGCGGTGGCGGTCATGCTCGACGAGGCCGCCGCGATACGGTGA
- a CDS encoding ribose-5-phosphate isomerase: MTRTWRIVVGSDDAGLAYKEALKADLEKDPRVSEVIDVGVDPDGHTAYPVVAIAAAERVRDGAADRALLVCGTGLGVAIAANKVPGIRAVTAHDSYSVERSVLSNNAQVLTFGQRVVGLELARRLAREWLGYEFDDSSASAEKVAVIEGYESTGTCD; the protein is encoded by the coding sequence ATGACCCGTACCTGGCGTATCGTCGTCGGATCCGACGACGCAGGTCTCGCTTACAAGGAGGCGCTCAAAGCCGACCTCGAGAAGGATCCTCGCGTGTCGGAGGTGATCGACGTGGGGGTGGACCCGGATGGGCACACCGCCTATCCGGTCGTGGCGATCGCCGCCGCCGAGAGGGTCCGAGACGGAGCAGCGGACCGGGCGCTCCTCGTCTGCGGCACGGGCCTCGGCGTCGCGATCGCGGCGAACAAGGTGCCCGGCATCCGTGCCGTCACGGCCCACGACAGCTACAGCGTCGAGCGCAGCGTGCTCAGCAACAACGCGCAGGTCCTCACGTTCGGCCAGCGCGTCGTCGGGCTCGAGCTCGCTCGTCGTCTCGCCAGGGAGTGGCTGGGCTATGAGTTCGACGACTCCTCGGCGTCGGCGGAGAAGGTCGCCGTGATCGAGGGGTACGAGAGCACCGGAACCTGTGACTGA
- a CDS encoding dihydroxyacetone kinase family protein yields the protein MSYVLNDAERFADEATTGFVAAHRDVVRHVPGGVARATATPPGEVAVVVGGGSGHYPAFAGLVGPGLAHAAALGNVFASPSAQQVHGVARSVATEAGVLLSYGNYAGDVLNFGLAEKRLRDEGVPVRTVRVTDDVSSAGPDERHSRRGIAGDLVVFRTAAWAAERGLPLDDVTDLAFRANDRTRSLGVAFSGCTLPGAAEPLFTVPDGQMGVGIGIHGEPGIDTRPLPTARELAVLFVETLLGERPDDVPAAEGARVGVILNGLGSVKGEELFVVYGAVAELLEAEGLTIVDPEVGEYATSFEMAGISLTLFWLDDDLEQAWTSPAYAAAYRKGAVRPSGPRLDDDARDPVETEDVAPSADGSAEAGRIVSAAIAAVRDVIDRDADELGRLDAIAGDGDHGIGMQRGARAAAEAAEDAVEAGAGAGTVLVRAGDAWAHRAGGTSGALWGAGLRAAGERLGDGAAPAPADVAEAVHAARATIQGFGGAEIGDKTLVDALVPFAEALAAAVEDDDALAEAWTAAADAATEAARATADLAPRLGRARSHVKRSAGTPDPGAISFARAMTAAGDALARNHEEGT from the coding sequence ATGAGCTATGTCCTGAACGATGCGGAGCGCTTCGCCGACGAGGCGACGACAGGGTTCGTCGCCGCGCATCGCGACGTCGTGCGCCACGTGCCGGGAGGCGTCGCACGGGCGACGGCGACGCCTCCCGGGGAGGTCGCCGTCGTCGTGGGCGGCGGGTCGGGCCACTACCCGGCCTTCGCGGGGCTCGTCGGCCCGGGGCTCGCCCACGCCGCCGCGCTGGGCAACGTCTTCGCCTCTCCGAGTGCCCAGCAGGTGCACGGCGTCGCGAGGTCGGTCGCGACCGAAGCCGGGGTCCTCCTCAGCTACGGCAACTACGCCGGCGACGTCCTCAACTTCGGCCTCGCCGAGAAGCGGCTGCGCGACGAGGGCGTTCCCGTCCGCACCGTCCGGGTCACGGACGACGTCTCGAGCGCCGGGCCCGACGAGAGGCACAGCCGCCGCGGCATCGCGGGCGACCTCGTCGTGTTCCGCACGGCGGCGTGGGCCGCCGAGCGAGGGCTCCCGCTCGACGACGTCACCGATCTCGCCTTCCGCGCCAACGACCGCACCCGCTCGCTCGGCGTCGCCTTCTCGGGCTGCACTCTCCCGGGCGCCGCAGAGCCGCTCTTCACCGTGCCCGACGGCCAGATGGGCGTCGGCATCGGGATCCACGGCGAGCCCGGCATCGACACGCGTCCGCTGCCGACAGCACGGGAGCTCGCCGTGCTGTTCGTCGAGACGCTGCTGGGCGAGCGCCCCGACGACGTCCCCGCCGCAGAGGGAGCGCGCGTCGGCGTCATCCTCAACGGTCTGGGCTCGGTGAAGGGCGAGGAGCTCTTCGTCGTCTACGGCGCGGTCGCGGAGCTGCTCGAGGCGGAGGGCCTGACGATCGTCGACCCGGAGGTCGGGGAGTACGCGACGAGCTTCGAGATGGCCGGCATCTCGCTCACCCTCTTCTGGCTCGACGACGATCTCGAGCAGGCCTGGACGTCGCCCGCCTACGCCGCGGCGTACCGCAAGGGCGCCGTGAGGCCGAGCGGACCGAGGCTCGACGACGACGCGCGCGACCCCGTCGAGACCGAGGACGTGGCGCCGTCGGCGGACGGATCGGCCGAGGCCGGAAGGATCGTGAGCGCCGCGATCGCCGCGGTGCGCGACGTGATCGACCGAGACGCGGACGAGCTGGGACGGCTGGATGCGATCGCGGGCGACGGTGACCACGGCATCGGCATGCAGCGCGGCGCGCGGGCCGCGGCGGAGGCGGCCGAGGATGCCGTCGAGGCCGGCGCCGGGGCGGGCACCGTTCTCGTCCGCGCGGGGGACGCGTGGGCGCATCGCGCCGGCGGCACCTCGGGCGCGCTCTGGGGCGCGGGGCTCCGTGCCGCGGGGGAGCGGCTCGGCGACGGGGCGGCGCCCGCGCCGGCGGATGTCGCGGAGGCCGTGCACGCGGCCAGGGCGACGATCCAGGGCTTCGGCGGGGCCGAGATCGGCGACAAGACGCTGGTGGACGCGCTCGTGCCGTTCGCCGAGGCGCTCGCCGCGGCCGTGGAGGACGACGACGCGCTCGCCGAGGCCTGGACGGCGGCGGCGGATGCGGCGACGGAGGCGGCCCGCGCGACGGCCGATCTGGCTCCGCGCCTGGGCCGCGCCCGCTCGCACGTGAAGCGGAGCGCGGGCACGCCCGACCCGGGAGCGATCTCCTTCGCGCGCGCGATGACGGCTGCGGGCGATGCGCTCGCACGGAACCATGAGGAGGGGACATGA
- a CDS encoding D-ribose ABC transporter substrate-binding protein has protein sequence MMRRKSLTALAAAVALALGLSACSSGTDDAGGSGDGEAGGLITIIVNDPANPYWKTEGDIAKATAEELGYEATVGAHKGDANTENTLIDTAISNQSKAIILDPANADGSIGAVKKADAAGIPVFLVNAEINEAGLAKAQLVSNNAQGAALGAQEWVKQIGEAGNYVELFGAPSDNNAQTRSNGFTTVISQYPDLVQVGTEVANWNRTEGHDKMQSLLQANSDINGVMAGNDEMALGAIAALKEAGRLDGVVVGGFDGAPDAVAAIEAGELAYTVLQPVAVFSEEAVKLADEFIRTGAEPDTEKQAFDCILITPDNVDKMTGPFTYAE, from the coding sequence ATGATGCGCAGAAAGTCACTCACCGCCCTCGCGGCCGCGGTCGCGCTGGCGCTGGGCCTCTCGGCCTGCTCCAGCGGGACCGACGACGCGGGCGGGTCGGGCGATGGCGAGGCCGGCGGCCTCATCACGATCATCGTCAACGACCCCGCCAACCCGTACTGGAAGACCGAGGGCGACATCGCGAAGGCCACGGCGGAGGAGCTCGGTTACGAGGCCACCGTGGGCGCGCACAAGGGCGACGCCAACACGGAGAACACCCTCATCGACACGGCCATCTCGAACCAGTCGAAGGCGATCATCCTCGACCCGGCAAACGCGGACGGCTCGATCGGCGCGGTGAAGAAGGCCGACGCCGCGGGCATCCCCGTCTTCCTCGTGAACGCCGAGATCAACGAGGCGGGGCTCGCGAAGGCCCAGCTCGTGTCGAACAACGCTCAGGGCGCCGCCCTCGGCGCGCAGGAGTGGGTCAAGCAGATCGGCGAGGCGGGGAACTACGTCGAGCTGTTCGGCGCCCCGTCCGACAACAACGCCCAGACGCGGTCCAACGGCTTCACGACGGTCATCAGCCAGTACCCCGACCTCGTCCAGGTGGGCACCGAGGTCGCCAACTGGAACCGCACGGAGGGCCACGACAAGATGCAGTCGCTGCTCCAGGCGAACTCCGACATCAACGGCGTGATGGCGGGGAACGACGAGATGGCGCTCGGCGCGATCGCCGCGCTGAAGGAGGCCGGCAGGCTCGACGGCGTCGTCGTCGGCGGCTTCGACGGCGCGCCGGACGCCGTCGCGGCCATCGAGGCCGGCGAGCTCGCCTACACGGTGCTGCAGCCCGTCGCGGTCTTCTCGGAGGAGGCCGTGAAGCTCGCGGACGAGTTCATCCGCACGGGCGCCGAGCCCGACACGGAGAAGCAGGCGTTCGACTGCATCCTCATCACGCCGGACAACGTCGACAAGATGACGGGCCCGTTCACGTACGCCGAATGA
- a CDS encoding ABC transporter permease, whose protein sequence is MTTTTTTAIIEKRKQFSLAKLLLEGRAFLALILIIVVFSLLSPNYLTIDNLLIMASHVAIYAILGLGMLMVILNGGIDLSVGSTLGFAAVVAGYLVQGVPINLFGVVLYPSLPVVVLLSCGVGALVGLVNGVLVSRFNVAPFVATLGMLYVVRGAALLMTNGLTVNDLDGDEALGNTGFDWLGFNRILGIPIGVLIMGVIALILGFVLSRTTFGRWLYASGGNERASELSGVPVRKVKVWVYVISGVCAAVAGLILASTLTSASPTAGNTYELTAIAAVVIGGAALTGGRGTVRGTLLGAFVIGFLSDGLVIVGVSAYWQMVFMGAVIVVAVLLNSLQYGRRPRPAANAAPAAPSDPSPAASSQQGVSTKGNAQ, encoded by the coding sequence ATGACGACGACAACCACCACCGCGATCATCGAGAAGCGCAAGCAGTTCTCGCTGGCGAAGCTCCTCCTCGAGGGGAGGGCCTTCCTCGCGCTCATCCTCATCATCGTGGTGTTCTCCCTCCTCTCGCCCAACTACCTCACGATCGACAACCTGCTGATCATGGCGTCGCACGTGGCGATCTACGCGATCCTCGGCCTGGGGATGCTGATGGTCATCCTGAACGGCGGGATCGACCTCTCCGTCGGCTCCACGCTCGGGTTCGCCGCGGTCGTGGCCGGATACCTCGTCCAGGGCGTGCCGATCAACCTCTTCGGCGTCGTGCTGTACCCGAGCCTGCCCGTCGTGGTGCTGTTGTCGTGCGGGGTGGGCGCGCTCGTCGGACTCGTCAACGGCGTGCTCGTCTCGCGCTTCAACGTGGCGCCCTTCGTCGCGACGCTCGGCATGCTCTACGTCGTCCGCGGCGCAGCGCTGCTCATGACGAACGGGCTCACGGTCAACGACCTCGACGGCGACGAGGCCCTCGGGAACACGGGTTTCGACTGGCTCGGCTTCAACCGCATCCTCGGCATCCCGATCGGCGTCCTCATCATGGGCGTGATCGCCCTGATCCTCGGCTTCGTGCTCAGCCGGACGACGTTCGGCCGCTGGCTCTACGCCTCGGGCGGCAACGAGCGCGCCTCGGAGCTGTCGGGCGTGCCCGTCCGGAAGGTCAAGGTGTGGGTCTACGTGATCTCGGGCGTCTGCGCCGCCGTCGCCGGGCTCATCCTCGCCTCGACGCTCACGAGCGCGAGCCCCACGGCGGGCAACACCTATGAGCTCACCGCCATCGCCGCGGTCGTCATCGGCGGCGCAGCGCTCACGGGCGGTCGCGGCACGGTGCGCGGCACCCTGCTCGGCGCGTTCGTCATCGGCTTCCTGTCGGACGGCCTCGTGATCGTGGGCGTCTCGGCCTACTGGCAGATGGTCTTCATGGGCGCGGTGATCGTCGTCGCCGTCCTGCTCAACTCCCTGCAGTACGGCCGTCGTCCCCGGCCTGCTGCGAACGCGGCCCCCGCCGCGCCCTCCGACCCGTCGCCCGCCGCATCGTCGCAGCAGGGCGTCTCCACGAAAGGAAATGCACAATGA
- a CDS encoding sugar ABC transporter ATP-binding protein, translated as MSDAFDGVVLEARHIVKNYGGTRALKGVNFQIRKGTVTTLFGENGAGKSTLMKILSGVEQPTSGEIVLEGEPVSFSSTTDARDRGISIIHQELSLAPNLSVRDNIFLGREIPGPVGVDYAEETRQTRALLEELQLPIEPDTIVSDLRVGQQQIIEIARALSVNARILIMDEPTSALAAAEVQVLFGIIRDLLARGVAIVYISHHLEEALEVTDHAVVLRDGAMTARGERQDIDLDWIVRNMVGDDFDLGSPPTGHELGDVALSVRGLRVLDPENPERAIVDGLSLDVRRGEIVCLYGLMGSGRTELLEAIAGRGEIAGGTVALDGERLTTETIAERIERGIGLVPEDRQRDGLVQTMSVGQNLTLASLRDCLVRGVLSPRREKRLAQRMVTDVTVKTAGPDVPIGSLSGGNQQKVVIGKVLATSPRVMLLDEPSRGIDVGAKGEVFRLLASHAAEGLTVVYSTSEVGECLSIAHRIVVLRRGRISAEFGADATKEMIMAASGEAVAA; from the coding sequence GTGAGCGACGCATTCGACGGTGTGGTCCTCGAGGCCCGGCACATCGTCAAGAACTACGGAGGGACCCGCGCCCTCAAGGGCGTGAACTTCCAGATCCGCAAGGGGACGGTCACGACGCTGTTCGGCGAGAACGGCGCGGGCAAGTCGACGCTCATGAAGATCCTCTCGGGCGTCGAGCAGCCGACCTCGGGCGAGATCGTGCTCGAGGGCGAGCCGGTGTCGTTCTCGTCGACGACGGATGCCCGCGACCGCGGGATCTCGATCATCCACCAGGAGCTGAGCCTCGCCCCGAACCTCTCGGTGCGCGACAACATCTTCCTCGGGCGCGAGATCCCCGGGCCGGTCGGCGTGGACTATGCGGAGGAGACGCGCCAGACGCGCGCGCTGCTGGAGGAGCTGCAGCTGCCCATCGAGCCCGACACGATCGTCTCCGACCTGCGCGTCGGCCAGCAGCAGATCATCGAGATCGCGCGTGCTCTCTCCGTGAACGCCCGCATCCTCATCATGGACGAGCCGACGTCGGCGCTCGCGGCGGCCGAGGTCCAGGTGCTCTTCGGCATCATCCGCGACCTCCTCGCCCGAGGAGTCGCGATCGTGTACATCTCCCATCACCTCGAGGAGGCGCTCGAGGTGACCGACCACGCGGTGGTCCTGCGCGACGGCGCCATGACGGCGCGCGGCGAGCGACAGGACATCGACCTCGACTGGATCGTGCGGAACATGGTCGGCGACGACTTCGACCTCGGCAGCCCGCCGACGGGCCACGAGCTCGGCGACGTCGCGCTGAGCGTCCGCGGACTGCGCGTGCTCGATCCGGAGAACCCGGAGCGTGCGATCGTCGACGGGCTCAGTCTCGACGTCCGCAGGGGCGAGATCGTCTGCCTGTACGGACTCATGGGATCGGGACGCACGGAGCTGCTGGAGGCGATCGCAGGCCGCGGCGAGATCGCCGGAGGGACGGTCGCGCTCGACGGCGAGCGGCTCACGACGGAGACGATCGCCGAGCGCATCGAGCGGGGCATCGGCCTCGTGCCGGAGGACCGGCAGCGCGACGGGCTCGTCCAGACGATGAGCGTCGGCCAGAACCTGACGCTCGCGAGCCTCCGCGACTGCCTCGTGCGGGGTGTGCTGTCCCCACGGCGGGAGAAGCGACTCGCACAGCGGATGGTCACCGACGTGACGGTCAAGACCGCGGGGCCCGACGTGCCGATCGGCTCGCTCTCCGGCGGCAACCAGCAGAAGGTCGTCATCGGGAAGGTGCTCGCGACGAGCCCCCGCGTCATGCTCCTGGACGAGCCGAGCCGGGGCATCGACGTCGGTGCGAAGGGCGAGGTGTTCCGGCTGCTCGCCTCCCATGCCGCCGAAGGGCTCACGGTCGTGTACTCCACCTCCGAGGTGGGGGAGTGCCTCAGCATCGCCCACCGGATCGTCGTGCTGCGCCGCGGCCGCATCTCCGCGGAGTTCGGCGCCGATGCGACGAAGGAAATGATCATGGCCGCCTCCGGCGAGGCCGTCGCCGCCTGA
- a CDS encoding DUF2291 family protein → MSAQTTTAQPETRGSRTRLSKTARRGIRIGVVVLVVLGVVLGTRVVPADDPLVQGTEEFDPTTFGADEFPAVQEGVVEQAVDATVLAEAIAADPDAAAEEYAVASSGGPVYSTTFTGVVGEGQSGIYEVAVDGLPEDLLIRVQTGPAINGTELRDATGDIQFGEFVNQIDYQDAAAALNEELKTQVLSDVDTDGLAGATVTVTGAFTLVNPAAWLVTPVTLEVQ, encoded by the coding sequence ATGAGCGCGCAGACGACCACGGCGCAGCCCGAGACCAGGGGCTCGCGCACCAGACTCTCCAAGACCGCGAGGCGCGGCATCCGCATCGGTGTCGTCGTCCTCGTCGTCCTCGGCGTCGTCCTCGGCACGAGGGTCGTCCCGGCGGACGACCCCCTCGTGCAGGGGACCGAGGAGTTCGACCCCACCACGTTCGGCGCCGACGAGTTCCCCGCCGTGCAGGAAGGCGTCGTCGAGCAGGCGGTCGACGCGACCGTCCTCGCCGAGGCGATCGCGGCGGATCCTGACGCCGCCGCAGAGGAGTACGCCGTGGCGAGCTCGGGCGGCCCCGTCTACAGCACGACCTTCACGGGCGTCGTGGGCGAGGGGCAGTCGGGCATCTACGAGGTGGCGGTCGACGGCCTTCCGGAAGACCTGCTCATCCGCGTCCAGACGGGGCCCGCGATCAACGGCACCGAGCTGCGCGACGCGACGGGCGACATCCAGTTCGGCGAGTTCGTGAACCAGATCGACTACCAGGACGCCGCCGCGGCGCTGAACGAGGAGCTCAAGACGCAGGTCCTCTCCGACGTCGACACGGACGGGCTCGCAGGGGCGACGGTCACCGTCACCGGTGCGTTCACGCTCGTGAACCCCGCCGCATGGCTGGTCACGCCCGTCACCCTGGAGGTCCAGTGA